The Bacteroidota bacterium genomic interval CTGTTTCTACCCAAACACCACCAGCATACCCCCCTGGTTATTTTTAGTCATGGCTTCAAGGGGTTTAAGGACTGGGGGCACTGGCCCCTACTGGGTCAGGCATTTTCAGAGAAGGGCTATGCATTTTTAAGTTTCAACTTCTCGCAAAATGGTACCACCCCACAGCACCCCACAGAGATTGTGGACCTGGAGGCATTTGGCCACAATACCTATAGTAAGGAACTGGATGACCTGCAGACCGTGGTAGCCCACGCACGCAGCCAGCTAGCCGATGTGGTGGATACCGAAGCCCTGTTTCTGCTGGGGCATAGCCGGGGTGGCGGCATCAGCCTGCTGGCTGCAGCTGCCGACCCCAACCTGAAGGGTGTATGCACCTGGGCCGGCGTGGGCACCCTGCTTCGCTTCAGCCGGGCCGAGCTGGAAGAATGGCAGAAAGCGGGCGTGCTGCACGTGCCCAATAGCCGAACAGGCCAACTGCTGCCCCTGTACCCAGACCTGCTAGAAGACTACCACCGCCACATCAAGCACTACCAGCTGGCCAAGGTAGCCCAAAGCCTGCAGATGCCCTACCTGCAGATACATGGCACCGAAGACACCACCGTTCAGCTAGACGAAGCCCGCAGCCTGCGCATCTTCAACTACCGGATGCAAAGCCTGGAGATAGCAGGGGCCAATCACACATTGGGCGGCGCACACCCCTGGACAGAGGCCCAGCTACCACCCCACAGCCAGCAGGCGCTG includes:
- a CDS encoding alpha/beta fold hydrolase, yielding MNPKTGIIQGKHGPIATSLFLPKHHQHTPLVIFSHGFKGFKDWGHWPLLGQAFSEKGYAFLSFNFSQNGTTPQHPTEIVDLEAFGHNTYSKELDDLQTVVAHARSQLADVVDTEALFLLGHSRGGGISLLAAAADPNLKGVCTWAGVGTLLRFSRAELEEWQKAGVLHVPNSRTGQLLPLYPDLLEDYHRHIKHYQLAKVAQSLQMPYLQIHGTEDTTVQLDEARSLRIFNYRMQSLEIAGANHTLGGAHPWTEAQLPPHSQQALEATLAFYGQCRQVPGGAHSLQG